A window from Citrus sinensis cultivar Valencia sweet orange chromosome 5, DVS_A1.0, whole genome shotgun sequence encodes these proteins:
- the LOC102621538 gene encoding protein ZINC INDUCED FACILITATOR-LIKE 1 isoform X2 translates to MFGRALTSVFWGLVADRYGRKPVIIMGTASVVIFNTLFGLSVNFWMAVLTRFLLGSLNGLLGPIKAYACEIFREEHQALGLSTVSTAWGIGLIIGPALGGFLAQPAEKYPNLFSSESLFGKFPYFLPCLCISLFAFGVTIAAFWLPETLHRHNDDDDSCDVSYDALESASAEVKEEEGREATPKKSLLKNWPLMSSIIVYCVFSLHDMAYSEIFSLWANSPKKLGGLNYSTQMVGEVLAITGFSLLVFQLSLYPFLERILGPIMVARIAGVLTIPLLTSYPYIAMLSGFGLAFLLNCASVVKNLLSVSIITGLFILQNRAVDQDQRGAANGIAMTGMSLFKAAGPAGGGALFSWAQKRLDASFLPGSQMVFFVLNVVEAIGVLMTFKPFLAQRHD, encoded by the exons ATGTTTGGCAGAGCTTTGACATCTGTTTTCTGGGGATTAGTGGCTGACCGCTATGGTAGAAAACCTGTTATAATAATGGGGACTGCCTCAGT GGTTATTTTCAACACTCTCTTTGGGCTCAGTGTGAATTTTTGGATGGCTGTACTAACAAGGTTTCTTCTTGGGAGTTTGAATGGCTTACTTGGACCAATAAAG GCATATGCATGTGAAATATTCCGTGAGGAGCACCAAGCTTTAGGACTGTCAACG GTTAGCACAGCATGGGGAATAGGATTGATTATTGGTCCAGCACTAGGTGGTTTTCTGGCTCAG CCTGCAGAGAAatatccaaatttattttcaagcGAATCTCTGTTTGGAAA ATTTCCTTATTTCTTGCCTTGCCTCTGCATATCACTTTTTGCTTTTGGGGTAACCATTGCTGCTTTCTGGCTTCCg GAGACATTGCACAGGcacaatgatgatgatgattcatGTGATGTCTCATATGATGCTTTGGAATCTGCATCTGCAGAagttaaagaagaagaaggaagagAGGCAACACCTAAGAAAAGCCTCTTAAAGAATTGGCCCTTAATGTCTTCTATAATTGTCTATTGTGTTTTCTCACTTCATGATATGGCTTATTCAGAG ATATTTTCATTGTGGGCTAACAGCCCTAAGAAGCTTGGAGGTCTGAATTACTCAACTCAAATGGTTGGTGAAGTTCTTGCTATAACAG GTTTCAGCCTCCTTGTTTTCCAACTTTCTCTATACCCATTTTTGGAGAGGATTCTTGGGCCAATAATGGTAGCACGCATTGCAGGG GTATTGACCATTCCTCTTTTGACAAGTTACCCTTATATAGCAATGTTATCGGGGTTCGGCCTTGCCTTCTTGTTAAATTGTGCTTCTGTGGTGAAGAATCTTTTATCC GTATCTATCATAACTGGATTATTCATTCTGCAAAACAGAGCAGTG GACCAGGATCAAAGAGGAGCTGCTAATGGAATTGCTATGACTGGAATGTCACTTTTCAAAGCTGCTGGTCCAGCTGGAGGAGGTGCTCT ATTTTCATGGGCACAAAAGCGTCTGGATGCTTCCTTCCTCCCAG GTTCCCAGATGGTTTTCTTCGTTTTAAATGTGGTCGAGGCAATTGGAGTATTGATGACATTCAAGCCGTTTTTAGCTCAGCGCCACGACTAG
- the LOC102621538 gene encoding protein ZINC INDUCED FACILITATOR-LIKE 1 isoform X1 encodes MAAGEEKLREPFLKNEKRYYENCPGCKVDQLKDTKSGLPITELFSIWIIVLCTALPISSLFPFLYFMIKDFQIAKREEDIGSYAGYVGSSFMFGRALTSVFWGLVADRYGRKPVIIMGTASVVIFNTLFGLSVNFWMAVLTRFLLGSLNGLLGPIKAYACEIFREEHQALGLSTVSTAWGIGLIIGPALGGFLAQPAEKYPNLFSSESLFGKFPYFLPCLCISLFAFGVTIAAFWLPETLHRHNDDDDSCDVSYDALESASAEVKEEEGREATPKKSLLKNWPLMSSIIVYCVFSLHDMAYSEIFSLWANSPKKLGGLNYSTQMVGEVLAITGFSLLVFQLSLYPFLERILGPIMVARIAGVLTIPLLTSYPYIAMLSGFGLAFLLNCASVVKNLLSVSIITGLFILQNRAVDQDQRGAANGIAMTGMSLFKAAGPAGGGALFSWAQKRLDASFLPGSQMVFFVLNVVEAIGVLMTFKPFLAQRHD; translated from the exons ATGGCTGCAGGGGAGGAGAAGTTGAGAGAGCCATTTTTGAAGAACGAGAAGAGATATTATGAGAATTGCCCAGGGTGTAAAGTTGATCAACTTAAAGACACGAAAAGCGGTTTGCCTATTACGGAACTGTTTTCTATATGGATTATTGTGCTTTGCACTG CGCTGCCGATATCGTCACTCTTCCCGTTCCTTTACTTTATG ATTAAGGATTTTCAAATTGCGAAAAGAGAGGAAGATATTGGCTCCTATGCTGGCTATGTGG GGTCTTCATTTATGTTTGGCAGAGCTTTGACATCTGTTTTCTGGGGATTAGTGGCTGACCGCTATGGTAGAAAACCTGTTATAATAATGGGGACTGCCTCAGT GGTTATTTTCAACACTCTCTTTGGGCTCAGTGTGAATTTTTGGATGGCTGTACTAACAAGGTTTCTTCTTGGGAGTTTGAATGGCTTACTTGGACCAATAAAG GCATATGCATGTGAAATATTCCGTGAGGAGCACCAAGCTTTAGGACTGTCAACG GTTAGCACAGCATGGGGAATAGGATTGATTATTGGTCCAGCACTAGGTGGTTTTCTGGCTCAG CCTGCAGAGAAatatccaaatttattttcaagcGAATCTCTGTTTGGAAA ATTTCCTTATTTCTTGCCTTGCCTCTGCATATCACTTTTTGCTTTTGGGGTAACCATTGCTGCTTTCTGGCTTCCg GAGACATTGCACAGGcacaatgatgatgatgattcatGTGATGTCTCATATGATGCTTTGGAATCTGCATCTGCAGAagttaaagaagaagaaggaagagAGGCAACACCTAAGAAAAGCCTCTTAAAGAATTGGCCCTTAATGTCTTCTATAATTGTCTATTGTGTTTTCTCACTTCATGATATGGCTTATTCAGAG ATATTTTCATTGTGGGCTAACAGCCCTAAGAAGCTTGGAGGTCTGAATTACTCAACTCAAATGGTTGGTGAAGTTCTTGCTATAACAG GTTTCAGCCTCCTTGTTTTCCAACTTTCTCTATACCCATTTTTGGAGAGGATTCTTGGGCCAATAATGGTAGCACGCATTGCAGGG GTATTGACCATTCCTCTTTTGACAAGTTACCCTTATATAGCAATGTTATCGGGGTTCGGCCTTGCCTTCTTGTTAAATTGTGCTTCTGTGGTGAAGAATCTTTTATCC GTATCTATCATAACTGGATTATTCATTCTGCAAAACAGAGCAGTG GACCAGGATCAAAGAGGAGCTGCTAATGGAATTGCTATGACTGGAATGTCACTTTTCAAAGCTGCTGGTCCAGCTGGAGGAGGTGCTCT ATTTTCATGGGCACAAAAGCGTCTGGATGCTTCCTTCCTCCCAG GTTCCCAGATGGTTTTCTTCGTTTTAAATGTGGTCGAGGCAATTGGAGTATTGATGACATTCAAGCCGTTTTTAGCTCAGCGCCACGACTAG
- the LOC102620879 gene encoding histone-lysine N-methyltransferase, H3 lysine-9 specific SUVH1 encodes MDGTVPSAPLDKTKVLDVKPLRSLRPVLPSSPQAPPFVCAPPFGPFPPGFSPFYPFSTPEFTPDNNQNNNTQTPPTSFATPIRSFRSPDVNFVDGSNGDLGSSDGFLDGKKRRTSSYKQKRPKNVQDSDFSVGISSFERDDGNRQVVNNVLMRFDALRRRISQIEDAKETSTGLIRRADLKASNILMSKGVRTNMRKRLGVVPGVEIGDIFFFRMEMCLIGLHSQSMAGIDYMITRSDLDEEPVAVSIISSGGYDDDAEDSDILIYSGQGGNANRKGEQAADQKLERGNLALERSLRRASEVRVIRGMKDAINQSSKVYVYDGLYTVQESWTEKGKSGCNIFKYKLVRIPGQPGAFALWKLIQRWKDGMSGRVGLILPDLSSGAEAIPIALINDVDDEKGPAYFTYLTTVKYSKSFRLTQPSFGCNCYSACGPGNPNCSCVQKNGGDFPYTANGVLVSRKPLIYECGPSCPCNRDCKNRVSQTGLKVRLDVFKTKDRGWGLRSLDPIRAGTFICEYAGEVVDKFKARQDGEGSNEDYVFDTTRTYDSFKWNYELGLIEDDDPSDTTEEYDIPYPLVISAKNVGNVARFMNHSCSPNVFWQPIIFENNNESFVHVAFFAMRHVPPMTELTYDYGISKSDGSNYEPHRKKKCLCGTLKCRGYFG; translated from the coding sequence ATGGATGGCACTGTTCCTTCAGCTCCTTTAGACAAAACAAAAGTGTTGGATGTAAAACCTTTGCGTAGTTTGAGACCTGTGTTACCGTCAAGTCCTCAAGCACCTCCTTTTGTTTGTGCACCTCCTTTTGGCCCTTTCCCACCTGGGTTTTCTCCATTTTACCCCTTTAGTACGCCGGAATTTACTCCTGACAACAACCAAAACAACAACACACAGACACCTCCAACGTCGTTTGCTACCCCCATTCGGTCATTTAGATCACCGGATGTTAATTTTGTGGATGGGTCTAATGGTGATTTGGGGTCTTCGGATGGGTTTCTAGACGGGAAAAAGCGTCGCACTTCTAGTTACAAGCAGAAGAGGCCCAAGAATGTTCAGGACTCGGATTTTTCTGTGGGGATTAGTTCATTTGAGCGAGATGATGGTAATAGGCAAGTTGTTAATAATGTGCTGATGAGATTTGATGCCCTTAGAAGAAGAATTAGTCAGATTGAGGATGCTAAGGAGACTTCTACTGGGTTGATTAGGCGTGCGGATTTGAAAGCAAGCAATATATTGATGAGCAAAGGAGTACGTACCAATATGAGGAAGAGGCTTGGAGTTGTTCCAGGTGTGGAAATTGGtgatattttcttctttcggATGGAGATGTGTTTGATCGGTTTGCATTCCCAGTCCATGGCCGGAATTGATTATATGATTACAAGGAGTGATTTAGACGAAGAACCGGTGGCTGTAAGCATTATATCATCTGGAGGATACGATGACGATGCTGAGGATAGTGATATCTTGATATATAGCGGCCAGGGTGGGAATGCTAATAGGAAGGGTGAGCAAGCAGCTGATCAGAAGCTCGAAAGGGGTAATCTTGCATTAGAAAGGAGCTTGCGCCGAGCCAGTGAAGTAAGAGTCATTCGGGGAATGAAAGATGCTATTAACCAATCTTCAAAGGTCTACGTATATGATGGACTCTATACGGTTCAAGAGTCGTGGACTGAAAAGGGGAAATCAGGTTGCAATATTTTCAAGTATAAATTGGTTAGGATACCTGGGCAGCCTGGTGCTTTTGCTCTTTGGAAATTGATTCAGAGGTGGAAGGACGGCATGTCTGGTAGGGTTGGACTTATTCTTCCAGACCTTTCGTCTGGGGCCGAGGCTATACCCATTGCACTTATAaatgatgttgatgatgagaAAGGGCCTGCGTATTTCACTTATCTCACCACTGTTAAGTATTCTAAATCATTCAGATTAACTCAGCCTTCTTTCGGCTGCAACTGTTATAGTGCATGTGGCCCAGGCAATCCAAATTGCTCTTGTGTCCAGAAAAATGGGGGTGATTTTCCATATACTGCTAATGGGGTCCTAGTAAGTCGGAAGCCGTTGATATATGAATGTGGTCCATCATGTCCATGCAATCGTGACTGCAAAAACAGAGTGTCTCAGACTGGTCTAAAAGTTCGGTTGGATGTGTTTAAAACGAAAGATAGGGGTTGGGGCCTGCGATCTTTGGATCCTATTCGTGCTGGTACTTTCATTTGTGAATATGCAGGTGAAGTAGTAGATAAATTTAAGGCAAGGCAAGATGGGGAAGGCAGTAATGAAGATTATGTTTTTGATACAACCCGTACTTATGACTCATTCAAGTGGAATTATGAACTGGGGTTAATTGAAGATGATGATCCTAGTGACACTACTGAGGAATATGACATACCATATCCCCTAGTCATAAGTGCCAAGAATGTTGGGAATGTTGCTCGATTCATGAATCACAGTTGCTCTCCAAATGTTTTCTGGCAGCCGattatatttgaaaacaataatgaatCCTTCGTCCATGTTGCATTTTTTGCGATGAGACATGTTCCTCCCATGACAGAGTTGACATATGATTATGGGATTTCCAAGTCTGATGGGAGTAATTATGAACCCCacaggaaaaagaaatgcttatGCGGAACACTGAAATGCCGAGGTTATTTTGGATGA